The following nucleotide sequence is from Mangifera indica cultivar Alphonso chromosome 1, CATAS_Mindica_2.1, whole genome shotgun sequence.
ATCATGTTATTGATTGAATTTGACTTAAGAAGATAAAGTAAAACTTagtcatataatcatataatgatatattaaatatgaacGGAAATCGTGTTAGGGTAGAAGAAGCTGGAAGATCAGGATCAGTTTATGCTGCGAATCCTCCATCAATGCAATAGACCTGCCCTGTGATATGTGAAGCCGCTGGAGGCTTAAGAATGCCACCACCGCTGAAACCTCATTAGGCTTTCCGGTCACGAGGATTGGAATGATCATATGATTCATTATCTCACTGTTTTTGGAATCTCCCTGatgtaagaaaaattaaatgtatTAATGTAATGTAAGCACCATTTCTTACAAATAAAGTGAGGCAGTTCAGCAAAGCATGATGGGGTACTTCTGGTTTTCAGTTCTGTTGAAGTTCTCCTTCAATTTAATTCTAGTTTAACTgaaaagagtgaaaaaaaaaaggcaagaaAATTATATGGTATGAGAAAATCTCAGATTCTGCAAAGCCTGAAACTAAAGGCACCATGTCTAAAATTACAAGGATTTTGAGCTTGCCGTCAAACTTCAAAGAGACAGTCTCCATCAGCTTCTCCCGCTCAGCTCTAAAAACCCTTTATGTTGAGGTTTGGTTACGAGATAATGTATGAACTGTAGCGCCAAATTCTGCTAGTTCTTCCACTATTGCATAGCTCATTCAATTTTGGTTCCGCCAGTGACAACGGCACTCATGCCCTTTAAAGCCCATCTTTGTTTTCTGATTTCTGCCATGTTCTAATTTCTCAATTGTAGCAGAAAATGTTCTAATTGTCAAAGAACAACGATAAATTGTCAAAGAAGATGTTACAGGTGCTTTtgaacttaataaataaaaacattgaaGTCACCTTAATGACCTGTAGAGTGCAAAAGAAATCATCTTGAAACAAAGGAAAGATGCagaaaatttcattataaaaatacaacCACAGAGGAGGCATTTCatagaaatataaattacaGAAACGAAGTTAAAAGTCATAGCCTTTCTTTTCGATTCTCTAGGACTATCTCACTTGCTCTACAAGAAAAAATTGACATGGCTGCCGCGATCAAAACTTCAAAAAGATTGAGAAAGTCATTTGTTTAAACTCTTTTTGATTTTCTGAGATTGAATTAGAcctgtaaataaaaattaatgctGTGCAAAGTGACAACTATATCATCTTCATGTCCAGTTGATATCAGTCCCAAGAATTCCAATATATGTATTCATATTATACAagattttaccccctaaatctaaGCAGAAGGAAAGAACTGTTACACTTtgtattcaattttcattcaatACAAGCGTAGACATACAACAACTCCAGGGAAACTCTTCTCTTTATTAACAAAGGTTATTAAGAAAACGATAAAACTATCCGtcaataaatactaatttatgtattaatgataatgtgtCAATATATGATAGAGTAATTTTgatatagagataaaataacatataatcatataatgatatattataagtaGTACACAAATTAATACTCATATACTCTTATTTGTAAGACAACTAGCTCGAAACAgataagatatttttatttttgagttggTCTAAAACCCAGATATGGTGTATCCTCCATCAACGCACAGAACCTGCCCAGTGATATATGAAGCAGCCGGAAAGCATAGGAAGGCTACCACTGCTGAAACCTCATCAGGCTCTCCCATACGGGGGATAGGAGTTCGGGATACTAAGCGAGTTATAAATTCCTTCGCTTTGGAATCACCCTGTGATAGAGAAAGACAACACAGTTAATATAACCACCATTTCTTCCAAAAACAATAGATTTGTGTACATTAATGAGAACAATGTACTACTTTAACTTCATCAATCCTGTGAACGTTTAACCAAAGCACATGATTCTTTGTAGCATATTCTCTCATATAAAACGCCTTTAATGAAATTCCACAGAAACAACATTCAAGGGATTTGTGAAAAGTATAAAGGATCCAGGGGATAGATCTATACTTCTACAGCATCAGTGAGCGAGGTTCTGATCATCCATGGTGCAACTGAATTCACTCGAATGTTGTCCTTTGCCCATTCGCATGCCAAGTTCTTTGTGACTTGATTCATTGCTCCTGTTGTTTAAAAATTGTTGACCAGATATGTAAAATTGAAGTAAACAGAAGATAGGTCAAAACTGAACTCAACTTTACCTTTAGTTGATGCATAGATAGAACACAGAGGGATAGCTACAACGCCTGTCACAGAGGAGATGAACACAATGCTTCCATTTCCAGATGCTTTTAAAAGCGGGTGTGCGAGTTGACACAGATGATAACCAGACTCGAAATTGGTAACCATCAGAGTTGAGAAATCCTCTGCTGTGTATTCTAGTGTTTCCTTTGGAATACCTGTGCCAGCATTATTCACCTAGCAAATTGATCATCATTAGAAAGTCCTTGAAAACACCTAAGATTTTTCTGTTACTGATCAAATTTTAAGCCAGGAAAACCATGACTGAGACATATAGCTGAACTTACAAGGATGCTGAGCTTGCCATCAAACAAAGAGGAGACACtctccatcatcttctcccgtTGAGCTCTGATTTTGAGGTCACATACTGAGCCACTTACTTTAAACCCCTTACTCTCCCATTCTTGAATCCTGGCGTTGAGCTCTGTTTCAGTACGTGAACATGTATGTACTATGGCTCCAAACCCCGCAAGTTCTTCCACTATAGCATATCTATACATGAACATATTTTCAACAGGCCAGCAAatacagaaaaaatatttgaaccATCAAAAATGGAAGATAAACATTCAGGAAAACCAACAAAGAGAGACGGCAGCACTAACCCGATTCCTCTGGTTCCGCCGGTGACAAGGGCAGTCATTCCCTTAAGAGACCACCTTAGACTTCTGTTCTCTGACATCTCTCTCGATTGTGACGGACTGTTCTTCGAACTCAAGGTTTAATTGTAACCGTTCGATCTGTACGGCCAATAAAACTTGCCCAGAGAAGTTGTCGAGGATAATGTGGGGGTATTGGCAGGAGAGAGAGAATCTGTTTCTTAATACTTCATTTGTGCTTCATTGGTTAAATTAaagacattaaaaaattttaattatatattatattatatttgacgattaattaaatattttatatttaaattattatatttatttttaataaaaaatttataaaaagtattaaaattattatgatattatcgtatttttagaaatatattattaacgatacacaatattaaattgtatatatacattttgTACTTTtcttatatacaaattttatgggtgcttttttataaaagtattttttattatttgtcatattatatCCGTATAATTcatgtactttttttttctattccttTATTTATTAAGATATCTTTGAAGTAGGATTGAGATACTGTATAAGTGAGAATGTTGAGTTGATATAAACCATCTTTAAGGTGCCCTTATAGTAGTATTGTCTGAGTAAGTTTGTCCTTAACAAACACTTGTTAGCATAAAAGTCAACAATAACTTGATTGTcttttgcaatttttaaaataccaagTAAACGTTTGGTTATATGAGAAACACAAAATACATTTTTGAGGTAAATAACTTTAGAATGAAATTGACTAGATATAAGAACATGACTAACATGAGTAATGTTTAAAGACTCACCATTGTTAATTTGAAGTTGATCATTCCCTTTGTAGTTGGTTGCTGCAGTTAGCTGAGATATGTCAAGAGTTACATGATCAGTTGCACCTAAACTTATGTACCAGAAGCAATCTTAAATAGTGGCAAGATTAGCTATTTAAGTTGCGAGAGGTGATTATGCAATATTCTGTGTACAATAGGCCTAAGGATTTTTACCAAGAAGATGAGAATGATTTTGAGAAACAGTAAGAATATAGTTGGAATTAGATTGAGGTGGATGAGGTATTGTAGGGGTGGTGTTTTGCAAAAGAGGTCCAAGAGAGTATGTAAGGTTTTGGATTAGTGTGTGATTAATAGGGATTGGTTTGGTAGGGATTGAGTGATTATCTAGAACCTGGAGTAGGTTGAAAAGAGTTAAATGTAACGGGTGTACCAGTGAGGAAGTGTGTTATGATGGCAAGATTGTTGTAGTTTGTATTAAACCTATGATAACACTATGCAACTGTACACCCAGTTTTATGGCACACATGGCAGACTATTCCACCTCTCCCAAAAAATCTGCCCTTGCCTCTTCCTCTATTGATGACAAGGGAATGTCTATAATGATATCTGGGTTGATATATGGGATGGTTTATTAAGTTTGGCAGTTTAGGTTGATAAGTGGACCTAAATTGACTCTGTGGTGGTATTAAAGCAACATATTCATTGTAACATTGCCCATATGTTGAACTCACTATAAGTTGACTTAATTGCTCACTAGAATAACTACCAGGAGATTGATGTTGTGGATTAATCAGACTAGTTGTGTTAGCCGATGCACTGTGAAACTTAAAAGCTATACTAGAGCTTAGACTTGTGTTGACTTTCCTAAATCTCAACTTATGCTTTTACATAATATACATGACATCTTGAAGACCGAGAGTTTTAGAACTAGATTCTATCCTAGTGACTAAACTAGCCGCCACAACATTGTGTTTAGGTCTTAGACCATTAAGAATGTGGTTAATAATCTCTAAGTCACAAACATGATGACGAGTCTTTGTATACCCTTTTGTCTTGGAGACATAACTTTCAATGGTAAGACTTTCTTAGTTGTTTGCAATAGGTTTCTAATATGTAAAATTCGAGTTTTTCAGGCATTAACaaattctttctttaaggaatttcaaattttagtcgTAGAGTGACATTTAGACACAATAAGAAATATTTCCTTTGAAATTGATGCGATAAGCCAACAAATCAACATCCTATCAACCGTTTCCAAATAACATATTCAAGATTGACATTTTTTGCCATTGTCGTTGAAGATCCAAAATCTTCGGACCTCACATGAATGAACGAGGCTGGTTGCAATAACACTCCAATGAGATGCTCTTCGTAATAATTGTTTGCGACATTGGATAGTACCTGATATTTCCAAAATAAGTAATTTGATCTTGACAGCTTTGGTGAGATGGTCTATAGACCTGATAAGGAGATTGACAGAGAAAAAGAGCTTTTTATGAGTTAGGGTTTATAAAGATGCTCGTCAATTCaacatctttcttaggaacaaagAAAGAATCAAAGACTGGTATTTGAGTATTTTCAATCATAGACACTTGTCGGATGACTCTAATACCATAAACATGATTGTAATGACCAAATCAAGAAATCAATCAAGAATTGAGAAAATGGTTTTGAGATGAAAACGAAAAATAGGAGAGAGAAAATCTATTACTTTGATTTCATTTACTTTACATAAGTTAAACTAAACCACTTTGGCTTAAgtttacatatacatatatcaaGCAAATACAAGCCACATGTACACTAATAGGAATTTACAAAGTACgaacattataaaaatattctaaGAAGGACTTGATTGTAGAGAGAAGCCTTTAAGAAATTGTTGGGTTCAAGGGCCTTGTCATCTAATTTAGAATGAAGTGAAACTAATCCTAAATTTGGATGAGATATATAGAATCTAtctaagtttttcttttattcccCTATCATAGCATGGTTGTGGTCTTACAATATCAAACACCATGTTTCGTGGTTTCACCTTTTATCATGACTTTGGGTCTCCATCTCTTAGCATATTCTAATGTTGATTGAGATATCGATGTCTACATTCATTTATCTATCACCATCTTTTGTGTTTATTTTGGACATAATTTGTTTCTTAGATTGCCAAGTGAGTTGTCGTGTCCTTGCTTAGTGTAGAGTGTGAGTATCATACTCTTACTCTTGTTGTTGTTGGCATTTGTTGGTTCCATTATCTTCTATATGAAGCTTAACTTTCTCCTGCATGCTTCTCCATTACTACTATGTGACAATATTAGTCTACTCTCTACATGACTACAAATCATGTCTTCCATGTGCACAATTAACATATCGATATTGATCTTCACTTCATTTTGAAATGGTTGCTTGATGAGTTTTTTGTCTTCTCCATGTTCTTACGGTCTCtcaatgtataaatatttttattaaaagttgtTCTCACAAGCATTTTCATTCGTTGGGtctttaattatagttttgtaaACTCTCACTATAAGGGAATGTTAAATAATtacttgataatatttatatttcatattaggaTATAACCTAGTATTTCTTTTTAGTAAGATTAGAATTTCTTATTGGTggaatatacaattatataattggataaaaaataataattcaattgcTAATAGGAAagtatttctaataaaaattatttatatctattcatttataaatattttgagaaTCAGGTAGTTCATACGAGAGAAAAATATGTGAGGGTGTCACAAATTTTATGACATGTAAGAAAGTGTTgtacttttataattttgtgattataatatattctttactcatatatattcaatatatgtatcatcatgtgatctgatgttattttatctttaattcaaaataactcaatcatacaataacacattatttaagtatctaattagatacttaaaattagTTGTATATGATAAGTTTTATGCCAAATTATGTTATCTATCTTGTCTTTTAGGTGTATGGTTACTTCAAAATGTGTTATCATTTCGTTAAGTTCTAAACAATTTGAACATTTGGTTGACTGGgataaataatttagaaaaaagatGGGTAAACGTCAAAAATCGACCGGCCATGTTTAAACTACTGCATGTTTGAGCTCCACTTCTGGATAAGATAATTCCAACAATGGCAGAATGTTGGCTAATTTCAGTAAGCCATGAGAGGCAATCTACTTGCCATTAATAATAGCTCAATCACTTGTCTTAATATTGCAAAATccgtaataaaaaattgagaagaaGACTCATGTTTTTAAGTCTTATCTATTTTTTGTTCTATTCCAACGACTTTCTAATTTCTTACTCCTGGCCTCCAATTTGTCCATTCATCTAAGCATGCATCGATGATTACAATAAATTTCTGGAAACTCTTCGGGGATGGTAATTGGCACGCCCAGTCAAATTGTAAACAtgcattaaaaaatgattttaagaCTTGAGAATCCTATATACTTGTCTTTAAAGAAGACTATTGCTGTTGCCGGAGGAGGAGGTTTCAAGTATTGGAATCCCAAGATGGCGAGATCCTCCTTGAACATCCCATGTGAGACTCTCTATGCATGGCTggttatacattttttatataattaattgtggTGGAATATGCAAAGATCTTATGAACATTGATCCtccttcatttctttttcttacattCGACCAATAGATTTCAGTTTAATCGTTGAATCAATCATTGATTGATTCAATGATAAATTGATCAACTCATCAACTAAAAGTTGTCATTAATGACAATATTTATCATGACAAAAGAGATAACGGGGTGGACTAACAACGATGAGATCGtgacaatagaaaaaaaatggtgCTAATAGAGTTTTAAGAAGATTTTAGGGATtgatttgtaagtttttaaattttttaaaaggttaaatattttagaaggaatcatcttttaatttttgttcaaaataattttcagtAACGGACAGTTTATATCATCTAGGGGTGAATAAGGTTTGTAGGTGAAACATTGGTtcggaaaatataatttactggAAGATAAATGATCCAAGGAACAAAGATCTTCTTAAGTTAACGATGTACTACCTAATCCGGATAAGATgcacaataaataaaaattgttgcaTCGCTGGCAGGATGGTAAAACAAAACAATTGCCAAGCTTTCGATGAAGATGGCTATCTTTGTGTCCAGAAATCTCCAATATTTAATTGATGCTAACAGCGAAGCGTCAACAAATCTACAGGCCAATGAATGAGGaggaaaatttatttgtttattaattatttgtcattTAGCAAACTGCCATTGCTGACCCATTCACTAGATCAGGCTTCAAGTTTCCTGCAACATCAGCCAGGAGGGAATTTGCAGTTTGTACTTGGTCTTAGACTTGGAAGGGAGtgtattaattgattaaaacaatGGCAACAACCGAATCCTAGTGGTTGTACATCCaacaagttttattattttatgggtACGAATCCTTTCAAGAAACCATCAATTAATTTCCAAGCACTTAGATTTGAAGTAAATGTAAATCCTTCACCATAAAAAATAACCTGGCCGGTTACATTGGGACATGAAAAAGCAGATGGGAGCAAAGGAAATTTCAGGCTTAACGTGTCAACTTCAATTTCCCTGATAACAGAACCTTACTAGTAATAGATAGACTATTGACTAATCAGTTGCCTGCTCTGTTGTCTTGCCTATTAATTTGGTTTTTCCAGACAACCAGAGCTTCCCTAGATTCTAAGGGTGGATCTAAGCTAAGCGGGGGTTGGGCTATGATGCATGGAAACGCTGGATGGGTATAGTTCCCAGGTTTCCGAAACGTCTTGGGTACCTAACTTGGATATTACTAACCTATTCGCTTCAATTCAACTCTCTTCGTTTTCCTTTCCAGGTTCTACATCGTCTCTAAGTCTTACGTTAGTAATCAATCAGCTAAATCGGTAATCTCTTCACCTCTTTCGGTTCAGTtacttgaaaaaagaaattcaatcaCTTAAAGAAAATCTTCTTTTAGTAATCGATCGGATAATCAAGAGTTTTTGCAgttttactcattttttttcttgagttttctaattttatttatgacaGACTTGCTACCAATCCTTCTTGAGTATTGCCGGTTAAAGTAAACACTTTTAGACATTGTAAGAAATTCTAATaaccttttatttatattttaataacatatattttgttttgttttgttggtttgttttaaccattttacagtaaaatgtaattttttggattattttattaaaaatatatattaaaaaataatattcacaaATAAACatccatattttttatatttactgtTTTCCCAATTTTAGTTTCCTATATTCTCAAAAATATGGTTTTTCCCATATTCATTTCAGCGTTTCTATGTCTATACTTTTTAGTAGTTGggtatttgattcaaatcagttaaatttgattagaaatagtctcaatttgagttcgaatcaaatcaatttgactCAATCAAATTGTTAGAAAGtcaataaattcattttctccaattatttttcatttggtttacaactttttttttctcctacaattcttctttttttttcatctttgtcaaccatttttttttgaCCATTTCTTTAATGAACTTATCACCCATTTGAGTATATTATGGATTAAGCTTGAGCTGActgttttaaatttgagttaaatttgaattgatctttattcaaatttagtttgactcaaatccaatTCTCTTCAATAAGATATGTTATCAGATTTTAacctaaaatagaatctaatacTTTCTaagtttttctaaattttgattgGAAATCATTCGGTAAGTCCTCGTTGGAAACTTCTTTTAGTGTCGCTTTGATTTGGAAAAATAGGCGATCTGAAAATGATTTTGTGAATTTTGAGAATGTCCCATTCTCTCTATTTCCTTCGAGAATAGTGAAATCCATTAAACTATTGATGTAGTCAAACACCACTCAATTTAGAATCAAAGATGGAGAATGACTTAAACAATTATACCACCAACTAAACCCAAACTTAATGATCTACTTTGTGAATAGTTGTTATGGGACATTTGGTTCactactttttattattaatatttatataataaagtaaCATAAATGGTTGATTatctttttactaatttttcattttttataatatcatgGGTTCATTGGGCATTCTGATGTTATTCGCAATATATTGATAAACATGGGTTCGTACTCATAACTCAAACATAATTGTTCTGATTTTCTGAACTGCAATTGGTGACATGAATATTAGCTTACAAATTCCAACATATGAACAACCCATTACACAGATTTCTTCAGCCGTCCGAGACTTTGAATCCTAATTGAACAATTACTGACAGAAATTTCTGATGAGCTTGGAAGAGTTGTTTGTCAACGACCGCCTGCTGTATACCCCCCATCCACCACAATAACCTGTCCTGTGATGTATGAAGCGGCAGGCATGCAGAGAAATGACACCAGAGACGAAATCTCATTAGGTTCACCTAGCCGTGCCATTGGTGTATGAGCTATTACACACTTATATTCCTCAGAAGCAAGCTGCTCCATATCCTGAAACAAAGTATATTACTTCAGTGAAAGTTATATATACCTGTTTATTTAAAAGAGTTGACAGGGGAAGAGTACAATTTGTTTAGTTCTGATAGCCCATGGTGAAACGGCGTTTGTGCGAATGTTGTCCTTAGCCCATTCACATGCCAGGTTCTTAGTTAATTGGTTGATTGCTCCTGAAAAACAATAATAGTACAAAATGTTAGTGAAGTGCGAGTAAAGCCTTCAACTTCAAGTATGAACTAGCTGTGTTTAGCATACCTTTGGATGCTGCATATGCGGATAATGGTATCAGTGGTAGAGCCACCGTGCCAGCGACTGAGGAGATAAATACAACATTCCCGTTTTCCGACTCTTTCAAAAGAGGATATGCAAGTTGACAAAGATGGTAAGGAGACTCAAAGTTGGCGTTCATTACCATAGAGCAGTCTTCAGTAGTATGTTCTGTTACTGTTTTCATTAAAACTAGTGCTGCGTTATTCACCTGAGGAAATATTATGTATTTGTGAGTAATAACCCAATTGTGTTCCTGTTTTGTTGTCAACATTTTGTTGTTTAAATGACCTAATTctactctctttcttttttccttttttataattaggaGCTAAATATACTTACAAGAATATTAAGCTTGCCATCGAAAGCAGAAGATACAGTGGCAATCAGCTTCTCTCTCTCGGCTTTAGATGTCAGGTCACATACAGAGCCACTTACTTTAAACCCCTTGCTTTCCCATTCCTGTATCCTTTCATTGATCTCTTTCTGGTTACGAGAACATGTATGCACTATTGCTCCAAATTTTGCTAGTTCTTCAACAATGGCATAGCTGTAATGTATAGGcacaatcaaattcaaacccaCTAACccagaaaacaaaataacaaaaatggtTTAAGAACACAAAAACTGAAACAAATATCAGCTCACTCCGAGCATACTAACCCAATGCCTTTGGTTCCACCAGTGACCAGAGCGGTCATCCCCTTAAGTGACCATCTCTGGTCTCCACAAACCAGGTTTTCTTCCGCCATGGTTCCACCTCTGTCGATGTTGCAAATAATTGCTAGAAGTAATAAACTGGAATCTTAATTACTCAAGGCTCGttaatataattgttaaatttgtCACCAGAACAAAGACAACAAGTCAAAGACAGATAATATCACAACACCGGCCCTTTCAGCTGGAGATTCCGGTATAACCCAAGTGCCAACTACTTGTCTTTTCCTGTATTATTCACTGAAAAACCAATTATGgagtttttctttatatttttctgaGAAACGGCAAGGCATCTCTTAGTAGTCGTTATCGCTGATGCCTACAAGGTAAATGTTCCGTATACTTCTGGTGAAaaatataagacaaaattatACGAGCGAAGAGATAATTTTTGTATGGTTTACAATAATATGATTGAGACCGTGAAAACGAATTCGCCATGGAAAAGCCAGGGTCTCTTTCGAGCTCATCTTGAATAGG
It contains:
- the LOC123214536 gene encoding tropinone reductase homolog; its protein translation is MSENRSLRWSLKGMTALVTGGTRGIGYAIVEELAGFGAIVHTCSRTETELNARIQEWESKGFKVSGSVCDLKIRAQREKMMESVSSLFDGKLSILVNNAGTGIPKETLEYTAEDFSTLMVTNFESGYHLCQLAHPLLKASGNGSIVFISSVTGVVAIPLCSIYASTKGAMNQVTKNLACEWAKDNIRVNSVAPWMIRTSLTDAVEGDSKAKEFITRLVSRTPIPRMGEPDEVSAVVAFLCFPAASYITGQVLCVDGGYTISGF
- the LOC123214524 gene encoding tropinone reductase homolog isoform X1 — protein: MAEENLVCGDQRWSLKGMTALVTGGTKGIGYAIVEELAKFGAIVHTCSRNQKEINERIQEWESKGFKVSGSVCDLTSKAEREKLIATVSSAFDGKLNILVNNAALVLMKTVTEHTTEDCSMVMNANFESPYHLCQLAYPLLKESENGNVVFISSVAGTVALPLIPLSAYAASKGAINQLTKNLACEWAKDNIRTNAVSPWAIRTKQIDMEQLASEEYKCVIAHTPMARLGEPNEISSLVSFLCMPAASYITGQVIVVDGGYTAGGR
- the LOC123214524 gene encoding tropinone reductase homolog isoform X2, whose product is MAEENLVCGDQRWSLKGMTALVTGGTKGIGYAIVEELAKFGAIVHTCSRNQKEINERIQEWESKGFKVSGSVCDLTSKAEREKLIATVSSAFDGKLNILVNNAALVLMKTVTEHTTEDCSMVMNANFESPYHLCQLAYPLLKESENGNVVFISSVAGTVALPLIPLSAYAASKGAINQLTKNLACEWAKDNIRTNAVSPWAIRTKQDMEQLASEEYKCVIAHTPMARLGEPNEISSLVSFLCMPAASYITGQVIVVDGGYTAGGR